From Vidua macroura isolate BioBank_ID:100142 chromosome 5, ASM2450914v1, whole genome shotgun sequence, the proteins below share one genomic window:
- the DNAL4 gene encoding dynein axonemal light chain 4 has translation MEETEEEKKDEADYKRLHSFPLIRHSDMPEEMRVETMELCVTACEKHATNNESAAKMIKETMDKKFGSSWHVVIGEGFGFEITHEVKNLLYMFFGGSLAVCVWKCS, from the exons ATGGAAGAAAccgaggaggaaaaaaaggacgAGGCTGATTATAAAAGGCTTCACAGTTTTCCTCTGATTAGG CACTCAGACATGCCGGAGGAGATGCGTGTAGAGACCATGGAGCTGTGTGTCACAGCGTGTGAGAAGCATGCCACCAACAATGAG AGTGCTGCCAAGATGATCAAAGAGACGATGGACAAGAAATTTGGGTCCTCCTGGCATGTGGTGATTGGGGAAGGTTTTGGCTTTGAGATCACTCACGAGGTGAAGAACCTGCTGTACATGTTCTTTGgtggcagcctggctgtgtgtgTCTGGAAGTGCTCCTGA